A genomic segment from Actinomadura hallensis encodes:
- a CDS encoding DEDD exonuclease domain-containing protein, producing the protein MTAAHGVPAGVQGTLDDLGTPLSEVTFVVVDLETTGGSAADSAITEIGAVKVRGGEDLGELATLVDPGGPVPPFITALTGITTAMVAAAPRIESVLPAFLEFARGCVLVAHNASFDIGFLKAACAEHGYAWPAFPVVDTVDLARRVLSKDEVPNCKLGTLARFFRTSAEPAHRALADARATVEVLHGLIERLGSFGVTTLEEMRGFAKAPTPEQRRKRHLADGVPSAPGVYLFEDASGEVLYVGKSGDLRSRVRSYFTGSETRWRVREMVGLAESVRTIECATGLEAEVRELRLIAEHKPRYNRRSKFPERAIWLKLTAEPFPRLSIVRECRADGARYLGPISSRRQAEEARAALHEAVPLRQCTQRLTLRLIERGRARSCALAEIGRCGAPCDGRESPDAYAVHVETARAVMEGDVRPVVAAAQVRIDRLAAELRYEEAAAQRDRLAAFVRAAARGQRLAALARLPELVAARPAFDGGWELAVVRYGRLAAAGTVPPNAHPRPYVDALIATAETVFPPAGEAPGGVALGDPPSAGATAEEMECVLRWLDLPGVRLVEVDGAWTCPAHGAEGLRAWIDRAYEHPYDRGGEGVPGGRPGGGRGRGGTARPRGRLPLK; encoded by the coding sequence ATGACGGCTGCGCACGGCGTCCCGGCCGGTGTCCAGGGAACCCTCGACGACCTCGGCACCCCGTTGTCCGAGGTCACGTTCGTCGTCGTCGACCTGGAGACGACGGGCGGCTCGGCCGCCGACTCCGCCATCACCGAGATCGGCGCGGTGAAGGTCCGCGGCGGCGAGGACCTCGGCGAGCTCGCCACCCTGGTCGACCCGGGCGGCCCCGTCCCGCCGTTCATCACCGCGCTGACCGGCATCACCACGGCGATGGTGGCCGCCGCGCCGCGCATCGAGTCGGTGCTGCCCGCGTTCCTGGAGTTCGCGCGCGGCTGCGTCCTCGTCGCGCACAACGCCTCGTTCGACATCGGCTTCCTCAAGGCCGCCTGCGCCGAGCACGGCTACGCCTGGCCCGCGTTCCCCGTCGTCGACACCGTCGACCTCGCCCGCCGCGTCCTGTCCAAGGACGAGGTGCCCAACTGCAAGCTCGGCACGCTCGCCCGCTTCTTCCGCACCTCCGCCGAGCCGGCCCACCGGGCGCTCGCCGACGCCCGCGCCACCGTGGAGGTCCTGCACGGGCTCATCGAGCGGCTCGGCTCCTTCGGCGTCACCACGCTGGAGGAGATGCGCGGCTTCGCCAAGGCCCCGACGCCCGAGCAGCGCCGCAAGCGCCACCTCGCCGACGGCGTCCCGAGCGCCCCCGGCGTCTACCTGTTCGAGGACGCCTCCGGCGAGGTCCTGTACGTCGGCAAGAGCGGCGACCTGCGCTCGCGGGTGCGCAGCTACTTCACCGGCTCGGAGACGCGGTGGCGCGTCCGCGAGATGGTCGGCCTCGCCGAGAGCGTCCGCACGATCGAGTGCGCCACCGGGCTGGAGGCCGAGGTCCGCGAGCTGCGGCTCATCGCCGAGCACAAGCCGCGCTACAACCGCCGCTCCAAGTTCCCCGAGCGCGCGATCTGGCTGAAGCTGACCGCCGAGCCGTTCCCGCGGCTGTCGATCGTGCGCGAGTGCCGCGCCGACGGCGCCCGCTACCTCGGGCCCATCTCGTCGCGCCGGCAGGCGGAAGAGGCGCGCGCCGCGCTGCACGAGGCCGTCCCGCTGCGCCAGTGCACCCAGCGGCTGACGCTCCGGCTGATCGAGCGCGGCCGGGCCAGGTCCTGCGCGCTCGCCGAGATCGGCCGGTGCGGCGCGCCCTGCGACGGCCGCGAGTCGCCCGACGCGTACGCCGTCCACGTCGAGACGGCCCGCGCGGTCATGGAGGGCGACGTGCGGCCCGTCGTCGCCGCCGCGCAGGTGCGCATCGACCGGCTCGCGGCCGAGCTGCGCTACGAGGAGGCCGCCGCCCAGCGCGACCGGCTGGCCGCGTTCGTCCGCGCCGCGGCCCGCGGGCAGCGCCTCGCCGCGCTGGCGCGGCTGCCCGAGCTGGTCGCCGCCCGTCCCGCCTTCGACGGCGGCTGGGAGCTGGCGGTCGTGCGCTACGGGCGGCTCGCCGCCGCCGGGACCGTGCCGCCGAACGCCCACCCCCGCCCCTACGTCGACGCGCTCATCGCCACCGCCGAGACCGTCTTCCCGCCCGCCGGCGAGGCGCCCGGAGGCGTCGCCCTCGGCGATCCGCCGTCGGCGGGCGCCACGGCCGAGGAGATGGAGTGCGTCCTGCGCTGGCTCGACCTGCCCGGCGTCCGCCTGGTCGAGGTCGACGGCGCCTGGACGTGCCCGGCGCACGGCGCGGAGGGCCTGCGCGCCTGGATCGACCGCGCCTACGAGCACCCCTACGACCGCGGCGGCGAGGGCGTCCCGGGCGGCCGCCCCGGCGGCGGGCGGGGCCGGGGCGGGACGGCGCGCCCGAGGGGCCGACTGCCGCTAAAGTGA